Below is a genomic region from Dioscorea cayenensis subsp. rotundata cultivar TDr96_F1 chromosome 14, TDr96_F1_v2_PseudoChromosome.rev07_lg8_w22 25.fasta, whole genome shotgun sequence.
TCAATCTGTGCATAAAGCATGTTGTCATAAGTAAGATTCGTATTTGGATCAGTACTTCCTGCATTTGGCTGAAAGAGAACATATGCTAAAGAGATGGAACCCGGGTCCGCTTTGTACGCGAAGAAGGGGTAGGCATTAATCAAGAAGGGTGAATTGGTCTGGGAATGAAAGTTGAGAATTGGTTGAATGTACGGTATGAGGTCTTGCTGGAAAGAGCCTGCTGACGGAGGAAAGGAGTTCCCCAAGATGAAGAAAGAGTGCGCTGTTGAGACAGTCACTTGCTTGTCCAATCCTAGGCTCTGAAGAGCTTCATATACAGATTGCATTGCCGGGAGGAGATTAGACATTAACACTGTGTCATTACCACTAAGAACCTCATTTCCGACTGTGATACAAATAATTTTAGTTTGAGATATGTAAGGTTGGACATTCTGCTGGAGCCATGCGACTGCCTTAGAAGAATCCATCATGTTCTGCACATTCTCATTGCCGATCCCAATTATGAACTCGACATTGGAGTTAGTGAATGCGCTCAAGACATTTGGGTCTGCATCATAAAGCTTTACCCTGTTTACATTGAGCGATTGGAGGAGGCGGGCAACACGAGCAGGAGAAGGGAGATCATTAGCAATTTGACCATAGTTGATCCCGAAACTAACAGCAAAAATATACTGCATTTGACCTACAAAAAGAAATTACTTTCTGCAATCAACAGATGCAACTGaaagtcaaaattaaaattaagaaagttGAAAGTCCACCAAGAGTTGCAAGCCAGCAATTGATTTTTATCATCTAATGATCTAAACATCGCTGTGATGTCAATGAAGGCAAACCAAGCAAGTGGTTGAAGATTCATATTCAATTTAAAGCATGGCACACTTGCAGAAAAGAAATTCTCCAAAATTGCTAAAGAATGGCAAGCAAACCGCTTTTCAAAAGTTGAATTGGCCACTAAAAGTGAATAATATTTTAAGAAACTTGAGAATCACACGGTCAACTCTACACAAAATTTCAACAATTTGACACCACCTGCTGTTAATCACAACTACAAAGATGTGCTAAAGAAACAACTGAttaagaataaattattataaaacccACAAAAAGTCTGTCAAATATTCCACACAGCTGGAAAAGCTTCAATGCCAAACAATCAAATCAAACTGGAAAATATTATACTCCACTTGCATGATCAACAGgctccaaaatttaaaataaaaactaaaaataggatTAAAACCATAGTCCATAGAACCAGTATGTTAAATCTTACTAATTTTCACGTGATTTAAAGCAAGCCTAACATTTGAAAACCAGTAATCTAAAACTGtcaataaattcaagaaaaatcagAGCATAAACAACCATCTCCACCGGATGGATTCATAAGTTCCAAAGCATTAAacaagttcaataaaaaatctagcaaaagaaatgaaatttaaaaatcttgctgatttttcacatgatttaaaacaatcaataaattCCACATAAATCAGAGCATAGAAAACTATTTCATAACTTTGAATgcattaaataaattcaaaaatggGATGCTTCAGAACAAAAAGATCAAAACAAAGCGAAAGAAAGTGGGGAAACCGGATCAAAGTCTCGCTGATTTCCACATGATTCAAAGCAGCATTCCAAACCATTAAATGcaaaacaatcaataataattttccAGATAAATCAGAGCATATTAGCTTATCAATAATCCAAATCACAGCATGAACAACCATTTCATAACTTCAAAcccatcaaataaataaataaaaaccaacaaaaaagattaaaatcaaaaccaaacaaaaccattaatattcatttaaaccaaaaatcataTCAAAGACAAAAACAGggaagaaacaaaatcaaaaatccCTTACCAGAGATGGTCATCCAAAAAATCATCACACggagaaggagagaagaagaagaagaagaagaagagctctCCATCACTCaactctctttttctctctctctctctctttctccgtTTTCGTGATGGTATCGCCGCCGCGCGTCTGGACGCTCCATCGGATCTCGCGCGCCTCTGTCTTAAATATCTTCATGGACGTGAACCGTACGTCTCTTCAGTGACACGTGTTCTGCCACATGGCCCCTTATGCGCTTTCTATTTctcttctattattttattttattatattttatatttaatattttgccTGCCGACTTTAGAATAAatacctaaattttttttaattaatgtaatgAAGGAATTCCTTGTGATTTGTCACAATATTTTGTTGGCGAAAAAGATATTCTTAGCACTTTTTACTTATTGATGTAATACTTTCCATTACATATTAGAtgtgaattttgaatttttgttcaaataagattttactaaccataaataatttttaaaaattttgcatgtttatatattcaaggaaaaattactaaaaacatttttattttcattttgatcttATAGTCAtatgacttatttattttttttaaatctttattttttatattttaatagaatatctaaaatattCTTAATACCAAATTCTCTTATTGtacatgatattttttattttgcaaaaaaaaaaaggattcaaAACTCAATTCACACTAGATGAGGACACAAGtgagttaaaatattaattcttcATCCATAGATTCATAGTCTATTGGTGCCAAAATCCCTTAACTCGTAAGTGATGAaggattaaaatattatttcatataCTTTTATCTAAGATAAAAGTAtatgaaatattaataaaaataacataacgtACTAACTTTTTAGCTGTGCACATTCgtccactttataaaaaaaaaaaaagtattattagCATTTGTGATGATAACCACCAGAAAtagtagtaattttataatttttttaacttagaTTTTAAGACTTTTTGGAAAATGGAAAGAATTGAAGGACCTATCGTCACTTTTGTCTacatttaatttctaaaatatttaattatttatacaatatgTTAGATATCTTTCGTCTACATCATGGACGGTGAAGAACCAACAAACAGAGTGAGAAAAAACATGATTATAATGTCTTTTAGAGATACATATTTAATGATGACGTCTGAGAAGACACATTGGTGAATTAGTGTGATGTAGGATCCACTTTAAAAGAGTGATATTGATAAATGTGATATATGATGTTCTCCGAGATTAACGCATTGAGGGTTCTTGTTATCGACCTCCCATTCCACTCAAACAAGGTTGCTTGCCACgtgtcaatttttattttttccatgatGTTCTTTTCTATACATATTATGAAAAATCTTCACcctttttatttgatcaatatCTAAAACTacgaataaataaaaaataatactaatccTCGCTCAAATCAATACTAAAGATTTTTCtacaataaaaagagaaaaaataaaaacaattattaaaaattttcataaatatttcaCCAAAAACATGACTGAAAATTTAGAGTATGTAGCAACAGTCTCTTAGTCTAATTGTACTATgtcatttgtataaaatatttgtttggaAGAAAACTCTAGATTGAATCTTAAAACTCATGAAAAATGAAGGTGTGGATGATATATTTGACTTGTAAAAAACAAtg
It encodes:
- the LOC120275879 gene encoding glucan endo-1,3-beta-glucosidase 14-like isoform X1 yields the protein MESSSSSSSSSLLLRVMIFWMTISGQMQYIFAVSFGINYGQIANDLPSPARVARLLQSLNVNRVKLYDADPNVLSAFTNSNVEFIIGIGNENVQNMMDSSKAVAWLQQNVQPYISQTKIICITVGNEVLSGNDTVLMSNLLPAMQSVYEALQSLGLDKQVTVSTAHSFFILGNSFPPSAGSFQQDLIPYIQPILNFHSQTNSPFLINAYPFFAYKADPGSISLAYVLFQPNAGSTDPNTNLTYDNMLYAQIDSVYAAIKAVGFTDIDVRISETGWPSQGDSDEPGATLENAEVYNGNLLRRIAMNQGTPMKPSVPINVYVFALFNENMKPGPTSERNYGLFYPNGTPVYNVGLQEGYLSIYSSSPKSMVMSEVNFIVLIVIATLLQALSMLI
- the LOC120275879 gene encoding glucan endo-1,3-beta-glucosidase 14-like isoform X2, whose amino-acid sequence is MMDSSKAVAWLQQNVQPYISQTKIICITVGNEVLSGNDTVLMSNLLPAMQSVYEALQSLGLDKQVTVSTAHSFFILGNSFPPSAGSFQQDLIPYIQPILNFHSQTNSPFLINAYPFFAYKADPGSISLAYVLFQPNAGSTDPNTNLTYDNMLYAQIDSVYAAIKAVGFTDIDVRISETGWPSQGDSDEPGATLENAEVYNGNLLRRIAMNQGTPMKPSVPINVYVFALFNENMKPGPTSERNYGLFYPNGTPVYNVGLQEGYLSIYSSSPKSMVMSEVNFIVLIVIATLLQALSMLI